A region of the Sphaerodactylus townsendi isolate TG3544 linkage group LG15, MPM_Stown_v2.3, whole genome shotgun sequence genome:
tgcttctcaatgggtggtagaacAGTTCTCCGAGTGTCTAAGTTTCACACATTTGTGAGAATTCAGCATTTCTTCACAGAGAcctcataaaaacaatttaaatattagaaaaattatatattgctggaatcagtagGATGAACAGAGAACATGGGATGAAGGAGCTGTAGTATAAAATGGACGTTTTTgaatcctgcctttccctggAATATCAATGTTAAGTAGTGAAATAGTAAATGATGAATTCTTATCTTGGAATACTGTTGAACAtactgggacttgcttctgagtcgACATTCATATGCATCCACCGTTAGTAATTCAGCTAAATGTCTGCTGTAAATAATATGATTTAAACCAAGAAGAAGTGGGTATAGTGGAGGGGATTGTAATTGAGGGAATTTAAGTTTTACTCATCTATTCAGCTTGTTTTATGCATAGAaccaagtcattttatttacagtcagcgaccagtagtacaagatcagggtacatcagtttcaaggtaccgttaccatagtgtatatatagacaaaagagtactagaagcactattcaaaatgttacataatctataatctataataagagtactagaagcactatacgaaatattacatagtctatggtatttacaagaaggaatatttgcgacactaatataattattattgtacttatgcacagtcggtgactgtttactaaaaggtcagtTTTATGCAATGTGTTAATTTAACACctcaaaggcaggatataaattaaaactcttctttttctagagCTCACTGCATAGTTAAATTAACTGGGGAAAGAACATTTAGCAGGGCATTTTTACACTGAACTGTCTGTTCAAAACATGGTTTATAATCAAATCAAGAATTACAAAATATAACCATTCCTTCACAGATGGAGTCTCCATGCCAAATATTGCAGAATGTCACAACTGTCACTGAATTTATACTCCTGGGACTCTCCAGTGACCCTGAAACCCAACTCATTCTCTTTGGTGTCTTCCTGCTTATCTACTTGGTGGTTCTGATGGGGAACGTTCTTATCCTTCTTACCATCAGCTTGGATAACAAACTTCACAGCCCCATGTACTTCTTCCTGGCCAACCTCTCCGTGGTAGACATTGGCTATACAACAGCCATTGTCCCCAAGATGCTGATGAATTACCTCTCCCAGGAAAAATCTATCTCTCTATCTGGTTGCTTATCCCAACTGTTCTTCTTTATCTCTTTTGCTGGCATTGAATGCCTCCTGCTGGGTGTCATGGCGTATGACCGATATGTTGCCATTTGCCATCCTTTGCATTACAGCGTGTTCATGAGCTGCAAAGTCTGTGCCTCTTTAGCAGCCACTGCTTGGATTCTGGGCTTGGCTAATTCAGGTGTGCACACTGGCCTGATGTCCCGTTTGTCTTTTTGTCAGGACAATGTCATCCATCACTTTTTCTGTGACGTTCCACCTCTCTTGCAGCTTTCTTGCTCCAACACTCAAATCAATCAGATTGTTGTCTTTGCGGTGGGTGGAAATGTGGTCATTGGTTCCTTTGTGTTGACACTAGTGTCCTATGTCTATATAGTGGCATCCATCCTCAGGATCCGTACAAAGGATGGGCGTCTCAAAGCCTTctccacctgtgcttctcacctGACTGTTGTCAACATATTTTATGTCACTGCCATCTTTACCTACTTTCTCCccagctctccttcctcttctaaaAAGAATCAGGCCCTTTCTGTTATGTATGGGATCATTGCACCTATGTTTAATCCAATAGTATACAGCTTGAGGAACAAGGATGTGCTAAATGCCCTTCAAAAAGTAATAGGTAAGGTGAGATAGAGGAAACTGATGTGTTTTCAGAGCTCAAATGACCGTGCGTTTCAAGCAACTTTAACATTCTGGAACTGATTGACACAGATCAGTATTGAAGATGAAACATGGCTCTCATGGGTCTCCTCTGAGGAAAAGCTGAACTTAGTATACATAGGCAATGCAGAACTTGCCCGATGTTTTGCTAAGCAAAGGGTCTGTTCTTGCTAATTTCCctttctaaaagggacagactcccaccatttggGGTAACAATATTTGCATATATAGAGATGGCTATAGGGATTGATAAAAATACCCCTTCAGGACAGATGAGTGGAAAGACATCTTTTGATCATATGCCATTGTATGGCTCCAATCCATAGTAAAATAAACAATTGATATTGAATGCCCTTTAGTGATATTAATAATGTTCTTTCTAAAGCCTCTTATTTTCATTGGCCTGTCCATACTCTAAGGAGCTTGGGAtgaggaaactgaaactcgtgcaaaatgcagcagccaggctcctttccggggcaacatctagggaccggattacgccggtcctataccaactacactggctgccaatcgagtaccgggtcatgtttaaagttttggtactgacctttaaagccattcgaggccttggccctgcttatctgagggaccatctctccctatatcgcccctctaggcccctctgctcatcgaaggcagacctactggtgatccctggccccaaggcgatcctcGGGTTGGAGCTCCCTACAAGGGCTAGGGCTTTTACGGCtttggctcctacctggtggaacaggctcctgaGTGAGATCTTCCACCCCAAGTGGGACTTAcagagcttccgcagggcctctgtaaaatggacctgttccgccaggcattttgGCCAGCCGGGACGGCTCTAACTTCTACCATAAAGAACAGCTGGCCTCCTTTGGGTAcacaaagtggggagggggaggggctaaaGCCATTCCGCAAGTTTGAGTATTTTAAGTGCTACAGaagtgttttaaattgtttttatgactgatggacaccgccctgagcctttgtgggacggtggtatataaatatgataaataaaataaataactagtccttcctccctttttccccCATCTTGGCAATCCTGTAAATTAGGGTAGGGTGAAGGATATATGATTGCTTCAAGATTACACAGTGCATATTACGGCAAATTGGAGAATGACGTTAGGTGTGTGCAGCAAAACACTGTTTTTTCTAGCAGATTTAATAGTAGTCTGGTCATGGATCTGTGGGAAACCTGCTGCAGTTTTTTAttgccatatctcaaaaaaaCAGCTCCCCATCAATGAGCCCTGCAAAGACTTTCCATAGGCTTCAATGGAGGCATTTTTCCTCTACTGAAATCTATGGGAAATcctggaaagtggggggggggagccaaaaaTGTTCAGCTTTTTCACATTTGCCTTGTTCAGATCCAGtcaaatgcagtggcgtaggaggttaggagctcgtgtatctaatctggaggaaccgggtttgattctccgctctgccgcctgagctgtggaggcttatctggggaattcagattagcctgggcactcccacacacgccagctgggtgaccttgggctagtcacagctcttcggagctctctcagccccacccacctcacagggtgtttgttgtgagggggaagggcaaggagactgtaagcccctttgagtctcctacaggagagaaaggggggatataaatccaaaactcttcttctcttctaagcacAATAGAACCATGAAACAACACTGGCTTTTCCACCAGATTTAATATTAGTCTGGTCATGGATTTGTGGGGAAACTGCTGCAGTTTTTTATTGCCGCGTCTTAAAAAACAGCTCCCAGTCAAAGAGATTTGCAAAGATTTTTCCATAGGCTTTAATGGAGGCATTTTCCCTCAATTGAAACCTATGGGAAATCctggaaagtgaaaaaaaaagcccaaaatgttCAGTTTTTCACATTTGGCTTGTTCAGATCCAGTCTAACGcagccttttttttctgtttgacatATCCACATGCATGCCCCTGCTGACATCTGTGACTACCATGCGTTTCTTGTTCATAtccacagttatttatttattttatttatttattccacttttataccgccctcccccaaagggctcaggtgaccttgggctagtcacagttagaCAACTGCTAGAGTTAGACAACTGCTAGAGAATGAGCCCAATATTTTTTTATTCAATAAATGTTGGGTTTGGGTTTTAAACCCTGGACATTTCAACTAAAGCCAAATAATGCTTATTtggttttatttcactttttactgaaatttttttttggcggggggggggatcaaaaacctgaatctgaatattatgaaattaaaaaaagattgtgctcTCCCTCACTGCCATTTCCAATATCCACGTGGACCTGGTAAGGTAGGGGGAAAGCTTCAACAATGCTAGACTCACACAAATCCACTCTTTAAGGCAGCCCCTGTGAGAGATGGCTTTTACCCACCTACCATGCCCCCAGAGGCCATATGATTCCATGCATATTTGCTTGATCAAAAGAGTCCCACTCCTTTTCCCCTCAATATCATAAAACATGGTTGTATCCaactccaaggccctttccgcacacccacggaaacgaacctccactggcatataaattataaattatgccggtggaggcttgggggcgtgtgagcagccccaatttcctccccagcaggagaggtgctctgcatggagccatctctcctttggtcccctccactcatctcttctggcagcatcgctctggagggctggagggacatgcccatgctagcctccgacctccaggggtcagagggcagagtGGGCATGTCTCtcaagccctccagagcaacgctgccagaaaagaggtgagtggaggggatgggg
Encoded here:
- the LOC125444579 gene encoding olfactory receptor 5B12-like isoform X1 — translated: MESPCQILQNVTTVTEFILLGLSSDPETQLILFGVFLLIYLVVLMGNVLILLTISLDNKLHSPMYFFLANLSVVDIGYTTAIVPKMLMNYLSQEKSISLSGCLSQLFFFISFAGIECLLLGVMAYDRYVAICHPLHYSVFMSCKVCASLAATAWILGLANSGVHTGLMSRLSFCQDNVIHHFFCDVPPLLQLSCSNTQINQIVVFAVGGNVVIGSFVLTLVSYVYIVASILRIRTKDGRLKAFSTCASHLTVVNIFYVTAIFTYFLPSSPSSSKKNQALSVMYGIIAPMFNPIVYSLRNKDVLNALQKVIGKVR
- the LOC125444579 gene encoding olfactory receptor 1019-like isoform X2, whose protein sequence is MSSSNVTTVTEFILLGLSSDPETQLILFGVFLLIYLVVLMGNVLILLTISLDNKLHSPMYFFLANLSVVDIGYTTAIVPKMLMNYLSQEKSISLSGCLSQLFFFISFAGIECLLLGVMAYDRYVAICHPLHYSVFMSCKVCASLAATAWILGLANSGVHTGLMSRLSFCQDNVIHHFFCDVPPLLQLSCSNTQINQIVVFAVGGNVVIGSFVLTLVSYVYIVASILRIRTKDGRLKAFSTCASHLTVVNIFYVTAIFTYFLPSSPSSSKKNQALSVMYGIIAPMFNPIVYSLRNKDVLNALQKVIGKVR